In Deltaproteobacteria bacterium, the sequence GCGTCAGATGGTAGCCATGGGCAGGGCCCTTATGCTCGACCCCGAGATCCTTCTGCTCGATGAACCATCAGCCGGCCTGGCGCCCCTGTTCGTATCCAATATCTTTGAGATGATAAAAGAGATTAATGCCAAGAAGGGAATCGCTATCATCATCGTGGAGCAAAACGCCAAGCAGGCTCTGAAGATGGCTCATCATGCTTATGTGCTCGCCATGGGAAAAAACGTTCTTGATGATACGGGCGAAGCCCTTTTGGCCAACGATGAGGTGGGGCGTCTCTATTTAGGTGGTTGAGGATGCTGGAGTTAATTGTCTATGGGATTGTGTTGGGCAGCATCATCGCCCTGGGGGCCATAGGTCTTACTTTGATTTATGGTATCTTAGGGTTCGCCAACTTTGCTCATGGAGAGCTCATGACTGCCGGGGCCTATGTGACGCTCTTTCTGGTCACCGGTCCTTTTTTGTGGCTAGGAGTGCCTGACAGTAGCTTTGGGTCGCTCTCCTTTGGATGGCGCACGACTCTGGCCTTTCCATTTGCCATGATCGTGATTGCTGCCTTGGCCATTCTTATGGACCGTGTTCTGTTTCAAAAGCTTCGCCGTAAAGCGAGTGGGGCCGTGATGCTGGCTATGTCCGCCTTGGGCGCGTCTTTCATCATTCGCATGACCGTGATCATCATCTGGGGGGCAGATTTCCGGTTTTATAAACCCGGCCTCATGCGTCCGGCTCTGCTTTTGCCTGGCGGAATAAAGATCAGGCCGGATCAAATCCTTATTCTGGGTGTGGTTGTCCTGCTGGTAACCGTGCTGCACCTGTTTTTACAAAAAACCAAAATGGGTAAGGCCATGCGGGCCACGTCCGACAACATGGAACTGGCTCGAGTTTCCGGTATTGACACCGAAAGGATCATCATTTGGACCTGGGGAATCGGTGGAGCCTTGGCCGCCGCCGGAGGCATTCTCTACGGAATTGACGTTCAGGTCCATCCCGGGATGGGGTGGAACTTCATCCTGCCTCTTTTCGCAGCTGCCATACTGGGCACCATCGGCAACATATACGGCGCCTTAGTGGGGGGACTGGTTATCGGTGTCATGCAGCAGGTCTCCACGGCTTTTCTCCTTCCGACCTACAAGCCAGCCGTGGCCTTCATTATCATGATAGTCATCCTATTGATTCGACCTCAAGGCATATTCGGAGGGAGCCGGAAGTAATGGAAATCGGCGGGATCGTCGCTTATTTAATCTCTTTTGCCATTATGGCCGGCATTTACGCCATTTTTTCCCTGGGCTTAAACATCCAGTGGGGATACACCGGCCTGTTTAACATCGGTATCGCCGGATTTTTCTGCATCGGAGCCTACACCTCGGCCCTTCTAACCACACCCAAGCCCACCGGGATATACGCCCATTATGTTAAGCAGATCTTTGGCTTGGACCTCCCGTTTGTAATGGGACTGGCAGGAGCGGCCCTGGTTTGCGGCCTGGTGGCCTTTCTTATCGGTGTGTCTACACTAAAGCTGCGAGAAGATTATCTCGCTATCGCCACGATTGGTATCGCTGAAACCTTTCGGCTGATCTTCAACAACGAGCACTGGCTGGCCAATGGGCCGCGAGGATTGATGGGGCTGCCGCAGCCCCTGGCAGGACTGGTGGACCCTAGATACTACAACTACATCTACCTTGTTATCGTGATAATCGTAATGGTTCTTGTTTACCTGGCCATAGAACGCGCCATCCGATCTCCCTGGGGGCGTGTCCTGAGGGCGATTCGTGAGGACGAAATCTCCGCATCCATGAGCGGAAAGAGTATCTATAACTTCAAGATGCAGTCCTTTATTTTCGGGTCCATGGTCATGGGCATTGGCGGGGCGCTCTATGCCCATTACACCATGAGTATTTCTCCAGACGTTTTTACTCCTCTGTACGGCACCTTTATCATCTGGGTTATGCTCATGGCCGGAGGAAGCGGCAATAATAAGGGCGCTATTCTGGGCGCTTACGTCGTGTGGGGAATCTGGATCGGAACCAAGTTCCTCACCGATTTCCTTCCTTTCGCCCTCAAGGCCAGGGGGCCCTATTTCCGGTTTCTTTTGATCGGAATTCTCCTGGAAATTATCCTGATCCGCAGGCCACAGGGCCTTTTGGGAGAAGAAAAAAAGGTTTCCAAAATGCTGGATTGATGGAGAGGCATGAATGGAACGATGAAGGGGGCCTTTTATAAAAAGCCCCCTTTTTGTTACCCAAGATATTTAATTATTCACCTTATTATTCCATGCGAACGCTTACAATTTGGCCTCCCGAAAACTTCCAGACTTCAATAGGCGTAACCACATCACCGTTCTTATCGAAATCAACGGCTCCAGCCGCGCCTTCGTAATTGATGGCCTTGCCTTGTTTCAGTAAGCTGAAGGCCTTTTTGAATTCACCGGGCAGGATAATCTCTCCAGGCGGGTTAGCGACCATACGCATCTGATCCCGGATGTTTTTCGAGGTTAAGGGCAGGCCCTTGACCTTGGCCGCATAAGCCGCCAGACCGATAGTGCTCATGCCATCGTAGGCATTAGTGATGAAAGGCAAAGGCGGTAGTCTGCCAAATTCCTTCTTAAAAGCGGTGTTAAAGGCATCAAGAGCTTTACCGCCAACAGTGCCTGGCGCCGTGCCTATCAAACCCTCCACGTTCTTGGGCCCGAGAGCCTTGATGATCACCTCTGATTTCGTGCCATCGCAGAAGTAGAAGTTCTTGTAATTGAAAAACTCGATGGCCTCCTTAAGATAAATCTTGGCGTGCTCGGGGTAACTAAAGGCCGCCAGCGCCCCAGGCTTTCCGGCCAGAGCCTTTTTTAACTCCGCGGTGTATGATTCAGCCGCTTTTTCATCATGAGGCACCATGGCCAGGACCTTGCCTCCATTCTTTTCATAGGCCTTTTTAAACCATTCTGCCAGTCCCTGCCCGTAAGGATTGTTCACGTACAGAACGGATATGGTTTTGTACCGGCCAGCCGCCACCTTGCCGGAGACGACTCCCTGCAGGGAATCAGAGGGGCAGGTTCGAAACAGGAAATCTTTTCCCTGGTCCGCGGGCAGCACGGTGAGCAAGGGTGATGTGGACGCGGGTGAGATCATGATGACACCCTTGGGGCAGATTACAGACGAGGCCACAGGCATCGTCACACCACTGGACAGGGCCCCGATGATAGCCACGACCTTATTAATTTCCACCAGCTTTCTGGCGGCGTTAGTCGCGGGAATAGCCGAGGTCTCACTGTCCTCGTGGATAAGCTTGATCTTTAAACCAGCCGCGGTTAACTGTTTCGCGGCTAAAATGGCTCCGTTCCCAATATTGGGGCCATACTCCTTCAAGGGACCTGTAATGGCCAAAAGAGTCCCGACCTTGATTTCTTGACCCAGAGTTACCGAAGCACTGGTGATGCAAAATACAAACATGAGCGCAAATATAACAACTCTTTTCATAATTAATTCCCCCTTCTTTCAAGACATATCTTTAATGTGCTACTTGACCTCCTATGAACCGAATAAAACCATCACCTCCTTTTTCTTATAAGCTTAGGATCGGACATCAAAGGCACGATCATCGAGATGCGATAAACAAGATTTGAGGACCGAATATGTAATAGGTAAAAGGCCATCTGACCCTGTCACCCCCAAAGTTATTTTTCAGGATCTTTTGGTGATATGGAAAGAAAATCAAGATATCAGATAAAAAACAAACTCCTCCATCTCTATGTGCTTCCTGATTTAAAAAGACACATCTCTTTCATTATGATAACTCATTGTTATTACAATAAAATTAGACTGTTAAGACAGTAAAAAAAACCAG encodes:
- a CDS encoding branched-chain amino acid ABC transporter permease, which encodes MEIGGIVAYLISFAIMAGIYAIFSLGLNIQWGYTGLFNIGIAGFFCIGAYTSALLTTPKPTGIYAHYVKQIFGLDLPFVMGLAGAALVCGLVAFLIGVSTLKLREDYLAIATIGIAETFRLIFNNEHWLANGPRGLMGLPQPLAGLVDPRYYNYIYLVIVIIVMVLVYLAIERAIRSPWGRVLRAIREDEISASMSGKSIYNFKMQSFIFGSMVMGIGGALYAHYTMSISPDVFTPLYGTFIIWVMLMAGGSGNNKGAILGAYVVWGIWIGTKFLTDFLPFALKARGPYFRFLLIGILLEIILIRRPQGLLGEEKKVSKMLD
- a CDS encoding branched-chain amino acid ABC transporter permease — its product is MLELIVYGIVLGSIIALGAIGLTLIYGILGFANFAHGELMTAGAYVTLFLVTGPFLWLGVPDSSFGSLSFGWRTTLAFPFAMIVIAALAILMDRVLFQKLRRKASGAVMLAMSALGASFIIRMTVIIIWGADFRFYKPGLMRPALLLPGGIKIRPDQILILGVVVLLVTVLHLFLQKTKMGKAMRATSDNMELARVSGIDTERIIIWTWGIGGALAAAGGILYGIDVQVHPGMGWNFILPLFAAAILGTIGNIYGALVGGLVIGVMQQVSTAFLLPTYKPAVAFIIMIVILLIRPQGIFGGSRK
- a CDS encoding ABC transporter substrate-binding protein — translated: MKRVVIFALMFVFCITSASVTLGQEIKVGTLLAITGPLKEYGPNIGNGAILAAKQLTAAGLKIKLIHEDSETSAIPATNAARKLVEINKVVAIIGALSSGVTMPVASSVICPKGVIMISPASTSPLLTVLPADQGKDFLFRTCPSDSLQGVVSGKVAAGRYKTISVLYVNNPYGQGLAEWFKKAYEKNGGKVLAMVPHDEKAAESYTAELKKALAGKPGALAAFSYPEHAKIYLKEAIEFFNYKNFYFCDGTKSEVIIKALGPKNVEGLIGTAPGTVGGKALDAFNTAFKKEFGRLPPLPFITNAYDGMSTIGLAAYAAKVKGLPLTSKNIRDQMRMVANPPGEIILPGEFKKAFSLLKQGKAINYEGAAGAVDFDKNGDVVTPIEVWKFSGGQIVSVRME